One Algoriphagus sp. Y33 genomic window, CTTGCCGAGCAACACTGCGGTATTGGGTCTGAGCACGTGAGAGCTCCGCGACTTACTTTGATTGGGGAAGAGCGCGACCGTGTTGAGAAAATCATTACCGAGGGAATTGCCAATAGGCCTAAACTGTAAGAATTGGGACTAATGGCATCGGTCTTGCACCTTTTTCCTATATTCATATTATAAACCTTTTAAACTCACATATCCTATGATAGATCAAATTTTCACTGCAGCAACCGAGGCTTTCCTTCAGTACAAAAATATGCCTGCAAATCTCAAAGCAGACTTTTTAGATAAAATCGCGGAGATACTGGAAACAAATAGATCTCAAATAGTACCTGTGGCTGTAAGAGAATCAAATCTTCCCGAAGGAAGAATCAATGGGGAATTAGGAAGAACAACCGGCCAGATCAAACTTTTCGCCACTATGGTAAGAGAGGGCAGCTGGCTGGAAGCGACTATAGATCCGGGAGATCCTCAAAGATCACCTTTACCAAAAGCAGATATCAGAAAAATGCTGATTCCCATAGGGCCTGTAGTTGTATTCGGTGCAAGCAATTTCCCCCTGGCATTTTCTACCGCTGGAGGGGATACGATTTCGGCTTTGGCTGCAGGCTGTCCTGTTGTCTATAAAGGTCATCCTGCCCATCCGGAAACTTCAAGATTGGTGGCAGAATGTATTCATAAAGCTGTGATCAGTTCAGATTTGCCCGAAGGAGTGTTCATCCACGTAGAAGGAGGAATCGAAATAGGTCAAGCATTAGTTAAGCATCCTTTGGCAAAAGCCGTAGCATTCACCGGTTCTCATGCCGGAGGAAAAGCGCTTTTCGATCTTGCAAGCAAGCGCGAAGAACCTATCCCTGTATACGCAGAAATGGGTTCAGTAAATCCAGTGTTTACATTCCCTGCCAAACTTGAAAATGAATTGGTACCACTAGCCCAATCTTATGTAAGTTCTCTTACCATGGGAGCAGGCCAGTTCTGCACCAATCCGGGGTTGATCTTTGTGCCAAGCACGCACGCTAAAGCATTTGAAACAGCAATAACTCAAGAAATCAAGGACATCGCAGGCTCTCCAATGCTGCATCCCGGCATTGCCAAGGCTTACTATGAATCTGTCGAATACTATCAGACACGTGAAGAGCTAAAGTGGATCAAAGTGGCCGACCCTAAGCATCTGATCAATGGCAGTCCTGCCTTGGCAGAGATCAAAGCCTCGGATTGGCTTGCTGATGACATATTCCAAAAAGAGGTCTTCGGTGCATTTGCCCTGATGGTAGTATATGATTCCCCCAATGAATTGGTCGAGGTCGCCAAAAAACTTCATGGTCAATTGACAATCACAATCTGGGGGGATGTCCCCGAACTTAAGAAAAACGCAGCGCTGATCAATCTTCTGGAAGAAAAATGTGGCAGACTGCTTTTCCAAGGAGTACCTACCGGTGTAGAGGTGGGCTATGCCATGCAGCATGGCGGGCCATATCCGTCTACTACAGACTCCAAATCCACTTCAGTGGGTGCAGGTGCAATCAAGCGCTTTGCCCGTCCAATTGCCTTTCAAGACATGCACCCTGATTTACTTCCGGACGCTTTGAAGAATGAAAACCCAATGAAGATTGTAAGACAGGTAAACGGAAAGTTTACTGCAGATAAAATCTAGTGATGTACGGTTTACAAATGGCGATTTACGGGATTTTAATGCACTTTAATCACAATTGATCAAGAATACGTCCCAGTTTCAAACGGCGGATAATCTGCCACGGTAGAACTTAATTTTCCAATATTTCAATCCGCCACGGCGGACAAGTAATTCCAATCTTGAATTAGTTTATGTCAACAAGACACACTTTCTCCTGCATTGATGCCCATACTTGTGGCAATCCTGTGCGGGTAGTTTCGGGCGGAGTTCCCTTTTTACAGGGAAAAAACATGCTGGAAAAGCGCCAATACTTCTTGGACAATTTAGACTGGATTAGGACGGGATTGATGTTTGAGCCACGGGGTCACGATATGATGTCCGGCTCAATGCTTTTTCCCCCACATAATCCTGAGAATGATGTGGCGGTGCTGTTTATCGAAACCAGCGGATGCTTGGCTATGTGTGGACATGGGACGATTGGAACAGTAACCATAGCAATCGAGGAAGGATTGATATACCCAAAGGTTCCCGGAAAGCTGAGACTGGAGACGCCGGCCGGATTGGTTCTAGTGGAATACAAACAAGAAGGAAAAAAGGTGAAATCCGTAAAGCTGACGAATGTAAAAAGCTTTCTGGCTGAGGAAGGATTGGAAATAGAATCTGATGAATTGGGAAAACTGACAGTGGACGTGGCCTATGGTGGCAACTTCTATTGCATCGTTGACCCACAGGAAAATTTTCCAGGGTTAGAGCATTATAAAGCTGAGCAATTAATTACCATGGCCCGTTCGCTTCGTCAAAAAATGAACGAGAAATATGAGTTTGTGCATCCTGAGCATCCTGAGATCAAAGGACTTTCACATGTACTTTGGACAGGTAAAACGCTTGATCCTACCAGCACTGCCAGAAATGCAGTATTCTATGGTGACAAGGCAATCGACCGGTCTCCCTGCGGAACAGGAACTTCGGCCAGACTTGCACAGTGGTATGCCAAAGGGCTGTTGAAACCGGGAGAAGACTTCATCCATGAGAGCTTCATCGGGTCTAAATTCGTCGGCAGGATAGTAAAAGAAACAGAGATAGCCGGCAAACCTGCCATCATTCCAAGTATAGAAGGTTGGGCAAAAGTCTACGGCTACAATACAATAATTCTCGACGACGACGATCCGTATGTGCATGGATTCCAAGTGATTTAAAAAGACTTTAGACACAAGACATAAGTATCAAGACTAAGTGCATTGTCTTGCATCTTGATACTAGCTACTTGATACTTATTCATGAAACCAACCCTCATCATCGGCGGCGGAATAATCGGCCTGTTTTCCGCATATTTTCTTCAAAAAGAAGGGATAGAAGTTCAGGTAATCGATCAAGGCGATATGCAGATAAATTGCTCCACGGGCAATGCCGGCATGATTGTGCCCAGCCACATTATCCCCCTGGCAGCTCCCGGCATGATCAGCAAAGGGATTTCTTGGATGTTTTCGTCCAAAAGTCCTTTTTACATCCATCCCCGATTGGATGCCAAGCTGTTGAAATGGTGCTACCAATTCTATAAAGCCGCCACCCCTGCCCATGTGAAGCGAAGTGTGCCCGTATTGAAAAATCTGAGTTTGCTAAGTAAAGCTCTTTATACGGAATTCAGGGATGAGCATCCGGAATCTCTTATCACGCTTCAAGAAAAAGGACTGATGATGATCTATCAGACGGAGGCAGTGGAAAAGGAAGAAATCGAATTCGCTCATCTTGCTAATACAAACGGCCTACAGGCGGATATTCTTACTCCCAATGATATCCGCACCTTCGAGCCAAATCTGGAAGTGAAAGCCCGTGGAGCGGTAAGATTCCCGGGAGATGCGCACTTGGACCCGGGAAAACTATACGCTTTTCTGAAGAGCTACTTACTGGAAAAAGGAGTGAAATTCCATCCAAATACCCAAGTGACTGGCTTTGAGAAAAAAGGAAGCGTAGTAAATGCCGTAATCACGGACAAGCAGAAAATCGATGTGGACAAGGTCATTCTATGTGGAGGATCTTGGTCTGGGGAATTGGCTGAAATGCTGAATTTCTCACTTCCTATGATGGGGGGAAAGGGCTATTCATTTCTTCAGGAAAATAATCCTGAAATTATGCAATCCTCGATTCTGACAGAAATGAAGGTGGCCGTAAGCCCATATGGCCCGCAAATCCGCTTTGGAGGAACAATGGAAATTGCAGGGGTCAATCAAAGGGTAAATATTAATCGCGTAAAAGGGATTTTCGAAGCTATCAACCGCTATTACCCGGAATTTGAAGCCAAATTCCCTGAAGAAAAAAACATCTGGAAAGGCTTGAGACCCTGCTCCCCAGATGGTCTTCCTTACATTGGATTTGCTCCCGGTTATTCCAATGTGTTGGTAAACAGCGGGCATTCCATGATGGGGATCAGTCTTGCTCCTGCCTCCGGCAAAATCATCAGTGAACTGCACCGGCAAAAAGACACTACATTGGAATTGACCGGATTTGAAGTAGGCCGATATAACTGAGCATAAACTAGGACATCTGAAATTGAGTCCTTCGAGGTTTAGAAAACCTTGAAGGACTTATTTTTTTGTATAAATCCTAAACCATTTCATTAAATTGCTATTATGAAATCGAGCATGACTCAAAAGTCACACACTGGAATAATTAATATATGCGAGATTCCATGTGGCCATTGAAAGTCAAATTATAAACAGATGAAACCTGAAGATAAAGACACTGTACAAGAGCCATTTACAGAATATGGGATGTATTCTTATGCGGACTATCTGACTTGGGAGATCGATGAAATGGTCGAGCTAATCAAGGGCAAAGTGTTTCGTTCTGCCGCAGCTGCCCCTAGAAGAAAGCATCAGGAAGTAGGCGGATTACTATATTCTAGATTTTTGATTCATCTGGAAGGAAAAAACTGCAAGGTATTTATCGCTCCGTTTGATGTGAGGTTACCAATTAAATCCAAAAAGAACGAAGAGATATTCACAGTCGTTCAGCCGGATATCTGCGTAGTTTGTGACCGGTCCAAATTGGATGATGCCGGATGCGTCGGAGCACCGGATTTAATAGTAGAAGTGCTTTCTCCCGGGAACAATAAGAAGGAATTAAGGAACAAATATGAAGTTTATGAAGAGTCCGGAGTAACCGAATATTGGGTAATTCACCCGGATGAGGAAACGTTGGTTATCAATAAACTGATAGATGGCAACTATGTTCCCTCCCGGCTTTTCACACACGGTGACATTGTAAAGTCAGATTGTATCGCCGGTTTTGAGATTGATCTGGAAGAATTTTTTGAGAAAATAGATTGAGTGCAGTTCCATAGTGTTGGTTCTAAGCAGAAAACAAATCAATCCAGAGATAAAAAAATCCCGCTTCAGGAGAAGCAGGATAACAGTTCGGCACAAAATCCCAATCGGCTAAGTCGTATAGACCGAATTGAACATCACATAATCCGTAGTTAGATCCGATCCCCAACCTACGCCTTCTTCATCTCCTGTATTGAGTTCGAGTTTTACCCTGATATGGGATTCTCGAAGTAATTTTTTCATGTAAGACTTCTCGAATTCCACCGGATTTCCTTTTTCTAAAACCTGAACAAGATGTTTCTGATCCCCAATAAAAAGGTTGACTTTCTTATAATTAAAAGAAACCCCTGCATTACCTGCCGCAGCGATAATCCGTCCCCAATTTGGATCACGGCCAAACATAGCTGTTTTCACTAGTGTAGAATCCGAAATCGCACGGATAAGTGTTCTTGCAATGGCCTCCGTCCTCGCATTGGTTACTCTGTATTCTATAAACTTTGACGCCCCTTCGCCATCCGACACAATCAGTTTAGCCAAATGAGTCAATAGCTCAAGTAGTTTTTCTAAAAAAACCTCATAGCCTGGATCTTCCTTACTTGATATTTTTCGATTTCCTGCCAATCCATTGGCCAATACAGCCACCATATCATTGGTAGAAGTATCTCCATCCACAGTAATCATATTGAACGATCGATCCACACAGTAAGTCACCGCCTCTTGAAGGAGTTTCTCGTCAATGTTAAAATCCGTCACTACAAAAGCCAGCATAGTCGCCATATTAGGATGAATCATCCCAGAACCTTTGGCTACGCCCCCCATATTGATCATCGCTCCGTCATGCTCAAAGTCGATAAAACCTTCCTTAGCAAAGGTATCTGTCGTCAAAATAGCATTCGCGACAAATGAGCCTGCCTTCAACTCATTACTAAGCTTGGGAATATTGACCTTCAGACCTTCTACTACGTCCTCAGTAGGAAATTCCACTCCAATTATGCCTGTAGATGCTACGATCACGTCGTCTTCCGAAATCCCCAAAGCCTTGGCAGTAGTACGAACCATCGCTTCTGCGCCTTCACGACCCTGATCTCCTGTGCATGCGTTAGCATTACCCGCATTACAGATAATAACCTGAGCTCTATTGTTGGCCAGATGCTTTTCGGTGATTTTAATAGGCTCGGCACGCACTTTATTTTGGGTCAAAGTTCCCGCAGCTGCAGCCGGAACTTCAGAATATATGATAGCCAAATCCCTTTTCATGGATTTCACTCCAGTGTGAGCCCCCCAGCATTTAATGCCACGTACATTGGTAATATTTTTAATCATCTTTTTCTTTATTAAGGTTTTAACGGCACTTGATTCAATCCTTCTGACTCCGCCAAACCAAACATTAAATTCATATTATGGACCGCTTGGCTGGCGGCGCCTTTCAGCAAGTTATCAATGACAGAAATCACAATTACCCGTTCTGTTCTTTCATCCCACACAGGGAAAACATCGCAAAAATGACTTCCTCTCACATCTTTGATTCCAGGAGCTTGATTTCTCAATCTTACAAAAGGTTTGTCTTGATAAAAGTCCCTATAAATTTCCGTCAACTTCTCTTGATTCATATCTCCTGTGACTTTGGCATAAGCTGTCACCAAAATACCCCTATCTACCGGAAGTAGATGGGGGGTAAATTGGACTGCCGTCTGATGTCCTGCCAACGCACCCAATTGCTCCTCTATCTCAATGGTATGCCGATGCCCTGCAATTCCATATGCCTTGAAATTCTCATTCACGCTGGAAAAATGAGTTGTCGCACTCGCCTTCACGCCTGCTCCCGTAAGGCCTGACTTCGCATCTATGATGAGCGATTTTTCCCGTACCAATCGCTTCGCAAAAAGCGGAGCCATGCTAAGTATAGACGCTGTAGGATAGCAACCCGGATTAGCAACCAGATTGGCTCCTTTGATCTGCTCCGCAAAAAGCTCAGGCAAACCATATACCGCAGCATCAAATCCTTCCGGATAGCTATGTTTTTTGTCATACCATTGTTCATAGACTTCTTTGCCGGAAAGCCTAAAATCTCCTGAAAGGTCAATGATCTTTGCGCCGGAATCTTTCCATTTGGCTACAAAATCCATGGAAACCCCATGTGGTAAGGCCAAGAAAATCACATCCGGATTACTATTCCCAACCTCATCTGCACTTACCAAAGGAATGTCCAATCGATTGAAAAACTGTGGATGCAAATCCGAGAAAGGCTTACCCACATGCGATTCAGAAGTGATTATTTCTATAGTAACTTCACTGTGATTGAGAAGTAATCTCGCTAACTCAGATCCTGTAAATCCGGATGCTCCTACTATGGCCGCTTTTAATTTCTGATTGCTCATATTAGGCAGTAACTGCGGTTTCTGTTAAGATTTCGTCCAATTTTTCAAGAAAAATATTCAGCTCATCTCTGCTGATATTAAGGGCTGGCACAAGTCTCAAAATATTTCCGGCAGTCGCATTGGCAACGATTCCTTCTTCGAGCAATTTCAATACAACCGGCTTGGCTTCAGATTTCATTTTTATTCCAAGCATCAACCCTACGCCCCTAACGGATTCAAGCTCATCATGCTTTGTAATTAATTCATCCAATTTTCCTCTCAGCCATTCGCCCGTTTCTGTCGCCCGCTTGCAAAGCTGCTCTTCATTGATCACCTCAATAGTTGCTATCGCCGAAGCCGCCACCAATGGATTGCCTCCAAAAGTAGTCCCGTGATCCCCAAACTCTATAGCACTTGCCACTTTCTCATTGCAAAGCACAGCCCCAATCGGCGCACCGCCACCCAACCCCTTGGCCAACGTCATGATATCTGGCTGTACTCCAAAAAGGTCTTTTGCAAACCATTTCCCGGTTCTACCGATTCCGCACTGGATTTCATCAAAAATCAATAAAACCCCTTTCTCATCACAAAGCTTTCTCAATCCTTCCAAATAAGCTTTTTCCGCAGGAACAACGCCCCCTTCTCCCTGAATCGGCTCCACAATAACGCCTGCTGTATCCTCGTCTATTGCAGCTTCAACAGCCGCAAGATCATTAAATGATACTTGGGCAAACCCGGTGGGGATAGGCCCAAAGCCCTGCTGATATTTCTCTTGGCCCGTAGCAATAGTCGCTAAAGTCCTTCCATGAAAGGAATTATGCATGGAAATGATTTTTCCACCCCTGTCGTGCTTATGCGCATACCTCCTTGCAATTTTGATTGCCCCCTCCACTGACTCTGCTCCACTATTTGTAAGAAAAACGCGATCCAACCCTGAGATTTTCACGAGTAATTCACTCAATGCAACCTGCTGAGGACTTACGAAGAAGTTGGAAACATGCATCAACTGAGCTGCCTGCTCCTGAATCGCTTTTACGACTTTCGGATGGCAATGCCCCACATTGGTAACAGCGATACCGGCCAACAAATCAATGTATTCTTTCCCATCTGCATCCCAGAGTCTACTCCCTTTTCCTTTTATAAAAGCTAAAGGAAAGCGATTGAATGTGGGTAAATAATTCTCTTTGTCTTTTGTATATAAATCTTGGTTAGTCATAGTCTTTTATAGTGTCAAAGTAGTTCCAATTTTCTCCCTGTCAATTACATAATCCGAGATCTGCTTAGGTTTGGTGCCATTTAGAATAATTGCTTTTTTCACCCCTTCTTGCAAAGCCAGCATACAGGATTGAATTTTTGGGATCATTCCTCCTTGGATGGTAGTTCCCATATGGGCCTTCACGGTAGTTTCATTAAGTTGATCGATGATTGAAGCCGGATCCGGGTAATTGAGAAACAGTCCATCTACATCCGTCAGAACAATAAGTTGATCGGCATTCACAGCAGCAGCCAGTTTTCCCGCAAACGTATCCGCATTGATATTGTAGGACGTGCCATCCGCCCCATCAGCCAGACAGGCCACCACAGGCACATAACCTGATTTGCAAAGCAGATTGATCAGGCTATTGTCGATGTCGGTGATTTCACCCACCATGCCTAAATCCACCCTACTACCGTCGGCTGAGGTGTGGAGATATTTTTTAGCCCGGACCATTCCCGCATCCTTGCCGGAAAGACCGATGGCTTTCAGTTTATTTTGATTGAGCGTGGAGATCAAGTCTGCATTGACTTCTCCTATCAGGGCTTTTTGAATTTCTGCAAAAGCTATAGCCTCCGTGACCCTAAGACCATCTACAAAATGTGATTTGATGGCGGCCTTTTCCAGTGCTTTATTGATAAATGGCCCCCCCCCGTGTACCATGATTACTTCATATCCTGCTTCTTGAAGTTTAAAAATCTGCGCAGCAATTTCCTGCTGCAACTGGGGGTTTATCATCGCATTCCCACCATATTTGATGAGAATTCTTTGCTTAGACATTTCTACTTTTTTTATATTAAATTGACTTTTTCCAAATCCGGCTCCCCCTTATGGCTAGACAGTATTGGAAACAAATCAGAATTGAATTTCAGTTTTTAAGTGTTGAGAACTTGACATATACAGGTTTAACTTACTTAACCCGTTATTATCAAACAACCTTCGTACCGAAAGAGAATATTCTTCAGAATACTGCGATGTTATTGGAATAGTGAAACAAAAAACTCTTAAAAGCCAAACGAAAAATACTTACCCGACTTGGCAAGGTGACAGCCTGTCAGTAAACCCCACTAAAACACCGACCCAAATCTCCCTACTATAGTCTCCTTAATGAACTCATTTTTGGGTAAATTAAAGATGATACCCTAACATCCCCTCAAAGTTTTTGGGAGTAAGTACTTCTAGCTTAGACTCAGGGTATGCATCAGTAAACGTTGTGGAAAACCTGACTTTCGATTTATCACTCCACTTGCATTCTATTGCAATCATTTGTCCTTCCACCTCTTCAATAAAATCTATTTCCTGCTGAGCTGTAGTTCTCCAGAAATAGTACTTAGCATCCACATTTTTATAGGCTTGGTATTTCATGCGTTCCACGAGAAAATAATTCTCCCAAAGTGCCCCAGAATCAGTCCTGTTGATCAGTTGGTTGAAATTGCCTAGAATCGCATTCCTAATTCCACAGTCATAGAAATAAATCTTTTTTCCTTTCTTCAATTCAGTCCTCACGTTTCTATTGTACGCGGGAACTCTAAAGATCACAAAGGCTTTTTCCAGTAGGTCAATATATTTTTCTACTGTAACCTTATCCGCGCCTACTATTTGGGCAAGTTCATGGTAATTAACTCCACTGCCCAACTGAAGAGCTAGAGCTTTGAGCAATTTCTCCAACAAGACAGGTTTTTTAATTTGCTCCAGCATTAGCAGATCTTTGTAAAGATAACTTCCTGTCAGAAGCTTCAAAAGCTCCTTTTCTTCTCCCGGATTTGTTACGATTTCAGGATAGCATCCATAAATCATCCTATGCTCAATCATGCGTTTTTCTGCCAGCAAACCATGATGATTAACCATTTCCCCAAAACTCAAAGGGTATAGGAAAAATTCAAATTTACGTCCAGTCAAGGGCTCGTTAGAAAGATTTGCCAAATCAAAAGCAGACGATCCCGTCGCAACAACTTGGATATCTTTCAACTGATCTACGATTATTTTCAATGTCAGCCCAATTCCGGGGATTCGTTGAGCTTCATCAATAAAAAGTATTTTATTATCTCCAAGAATGCTCTTAAGCCGAGCCGCAGAGACATCAGTAAGTTCGGACCGGACATCAGCCTCATCCCCATTCATATATAAGCGTGGATCTGCTATTTCCGCAAGCATGGTTTCACATAGAGTGCTTTCACCAACTTGCCGTGGCCCTAAGAGCAATATCGCCTTATTCCGAAATAAACGTTCCTTGATTGATGGTATTATAGTCCTTACGATTGGGGCTGATGACATATCAAGCAAAGTGTAATCACAAATTTAATATCATTTTTGTGATTTAACTCTTTTCCAACACCTTCACCATCTTATCAAATCCCTTTTTGATTTCTGCTAACTGGTGGTCTCTGGAACCTTCCAACGCTTCTTTTGGAGCTGATGTGGCAATTAGGAATTGACTATAGATTTCCGAAAACTCAATCGAACGCTGATTGCCTTTCAATCCCCAAGTATCCAAGTAGGCACCAAGCTTCTCTACTTTCAATCCCACATGCGGCACGGCATAGCTTAAAGCCGTAATTGCTCCATGCAAGCTCGTACCCACATAGCACTTGGCATTGGCGATGAGATACATGATGTCCCAGATATTATCCGCATCAAAATAGCTATAGGGGCTTTTCATAAGCGAACCCAATTCCTGCAGAGCTTCATGATCGTCATGGTCCAAAGCCTTTCCAATAGGGCAAAGGCAGATTTCAGTTTTCCCTTTTTGATAAATTTCATCCAGTCCACCGGCAATTACTTGCTCGTGCCCACGGGTAGTCTTCTTGTTTATCTGCGCAAACACGTACTTACCGGCATGTTTTTCCACATACTCCGCTACTTCAGAGGTGATTCTTTTTTTGAGAAAATCCAATGGATAAAATTCCGACATCAAGATGGCTGAATCAGGAAACAGATCGGCATGGAGTCCGTTTTTCTTCAAATTATCTACAGTCAGCTGATCGCGCACTGCGAAATAATCCGCATTCTGAAGCTTCTCCTTCAGAAAACCATATTTAGCAAAAACTGCAGGGCTTAGACCGGAACCTCCCAAGGAATTCAAAGCCACAGACTGTACTCCGGCAAAATCAGACTTGTCAAACACAAAAGGAAGGGTGGTTTTTCCTTTGAGGATTTTCTTGGTCCAGGCATTCAAATCCAGCACCTTATTGACTTTTACATGACTTTTATTGATTCGCTGAAAAAGGGGATTCAAAGCAGCATACAGCGAATTCCAAGTCACTCCCAACGCCTCGCCGCCTGCTACGATCACATGTACCGGATCCGACGGATTATTACATGCTTTATAAAACTGCTGAAGACCTTTGGTAGGCAGTCCCCCCACACGGGACAGGTCACTCTCTACTAACCCGAAATATTCAAATTCGAAATCTTTCCCGTATGAACTCAATTGCCTTTCGATCACCAATGGAAAAAGTAAATCTCCGTAATTGTATCGGTCGAAAGCTCCTATGATTAAGACTTTTGTCATGTGTTTGTTTTAAATTGTAGGTCATAGATTAAAGTCTACAGCCCATTATGGTGCCTCAAAAGCTCCCAGACTTAACCTAAAGCATAGTGTGAAACTTGTTTTTGCATGGCGTGAAAGACTCCCTGCAAAAAAGATACTTAATTTTAAATCCGGAGAAATTAACCATAGGAACTATTTTTGGTAAGTAGCACGTAAATTCATTACAAAATTATCAAAAGACCATTTTGAGCACCAAACCAGTTGCCGTCAATCGTATTTTTTCAGGTTCAGTCTGGGGAATTTTAGCCAAAATTCTGGATGCAGCTGCTAAGTTTGTAACCATTCCACTACTGGTAGGCTATTATGGAAAAGCAGACTATGGATTGATCGCCTTAGCATTCTCGTTAAATGCCTATTTAAGGCTGATGGATTTAGGAATGAATGTGGGTTCTGTACGCTTTTTCTCCATGTGGGAAGCCAAAGCTGACTGGGAAAACATCGGAAAAGCTTCCCGCTCCAGTATCATTTTCTATGGCACAATTGGGCTTATCAACGCACTGATTTTCATGTTTATGGCCAATTATGGCCAATTTTTCTTCAATCTAAATTCTGATCAGATCCCTACCTACAGGATCATGATGTATATACTTTCGGCCAGTACAGTTTTGAATTGGTTATCGAATGTCATCATCCAATTACTCAGTGCCAAAGACGAACTGGGTTATGTGAACCGGGTTACGGTGGTAAGCAGCTTGCTCAACTTTATTATGGCAATCGCGGCCATACATTTTAAGTGGTCATTACCGGTTTATTTTCTGTTTTACACACTTTCGACACTGGTTCCTATTCCACTGAATATTATTCGGTTACGGATTTTCCCCATTCCTGTGGGGCAACTCCTTAAACCAAAATGGGATGGTAAGATTTTTAGAGAAATCATGGGCTATAGTTCAGCGATATTTCTCATGGGGCTTTTCCAGCTGACCGCAAACGAGTTGCGCCCTATCCTACTGGCAAAATTCGCTTCAGGCATAGATGTTCTCACAGATTACCGTGTGATACAGACCATTGCAATGTTGATTATTTCCTTTGGGACAATCTTTCTCCAGGTGCTGCTGCCATCGGCATCCAAAGTATACCAGGAGGGAAACCACGTTAAAATGGAAAAGATGGTTTTTACCGCCACCCGGTACATTTCAATCTTTCTAAGTTTTATCGTATTCCTGCTGGTGCTGAATTCTGAATCAATTCTTCTCCTCTATATGGGGAAAGACTACCTCCATTTGGCTGTTTGGTTGAATATTTGGCTCCTCACAGTGCTACTTAATATGCACAATACCCCAGTGGCAAGTTTGGTGCTTTCTTCGGGCAAGACCCGCTTCTTGATTTACTCCTCAGCGACAGCGTGTATTCTTTCGCTTCCCATCACTGTTGTACTGGCACCTACATTGAATGTGGGAGCAGCAGTTATAGGCTATCTGGCCTATATGCTGATACAAATCGGTTTTTTCTATGTTTATTACATTCCTAAAGTGCTAAAGTTAGATAGCAAGAAGATTTTCTTGGGTGCTTTTTCACCTTCCGTCTTGGGCGCTATCGTGGCATTTGCCGTTGCCTTTGGTGCAGGCAAATTGATAGATATTCCTGAAAGTTTGCTTGGAATGATCGTGCTTTCGGTGATTTTCACTACGGTTTTTGCCGCATTCCATTTTCTGTTT contains:
- a CDS encoding lipopolysaccharide biosynthesis protein, producing MSTKPVAVNRIFSGSVWGILAKILDAAAKFVTIPLLVGYYGKADYGLIALAFSLNAYLRLMDLGMNVGSVRFFSMWEAKADWENIGKASRSSIIFYGTIGLINALIFMFMANYGQFFFNLNSDQIPTYRIMMYILSASTVLNWLSNVIIQLLSAKDELGYVNRVTVVSSLLNFIMAIAAIHFKWSLPVYFLFYTLSTLVPIPLNIIRLRIFPIPVGQLLKPKWDGKIFREIMGYSSAIFLMGLFQLTANELRPILLAKFASGIDVLTDYRVIQTIAMLIISFGTIFLQVLLPSASKVYQEGNHVKMEKMVFTATRYISIFLSFIVFLLVLNSESILLLYMGKDYLHLAVWLNIWLLTVLLNMHNTPVASLVLSSGKTRFLIYSSATACILSLPITVVLAPTLNVGAAVIGYLAYMLIQIGFFYVYYIPKVLKLDSKKIFLGAFSPSVLGAIVAFAVAFGAGKLIDIPESLLGMIVLSVIFTTVFAAFHFLFIIKAADIEFLRTKILKRKPSDEQE